The following are encoded in a window of Microbacterium sp. LWO13-1.2 genomic DNA:
- a CDS encoding aminotransferase class I/II-fold pyridoxal phosphate-dependent enzyme, whose protein sequence is MIDDGTRTAQHPFDSRTRFHLDRPESRKWSLHPGRIGAWVAEMDFGVAAEIAAAMHRAIDEENLGYLSPPVAAELGVATSDWMRDEYGWAVDPERVHPVSDVMAVLRVAVEEYAPAGSPVIVPTPAYMPFLSYLPAIGHPVIEVPGVEVDGRWQHDLQRIDDAFAAGARTLVLCNPHNPTGTVASRAELEAIAEIVERHGGRVFADEIHAPLRFDGRPFIPYASVSDATAAHTVTGTSASKAWNIPGLKTAQLITSNDADQELYRGFGFSVQHGAATLGVVASTAAYRLGKPWLDGVLAYLDGSRSLLGSLVSEHLPGAVYRAPEATYIGWIDTKALGIDGPPAEFFREQAGVVLTEGRLLGRGYEDYVRVVFATPRPILDEAVAAMGAVLGRG, encoded by the coding sequence ATGATCGACGACGGCACGCGCACAGCCCAGCATCCATTCGACTCCCGGACCCGGTTCCACCTCGACCGGCCGGAGAGCCGTAAGTGGAGTCTGCACCCCGGACGCATCGGCGCCTGGGTGGCGGAGATGGACTTCGGCGTCGCCGCCGAGATCGCCGCGGCCATGCATCGCGCGATCGACGAGGAGAACCTCGGCTACCTCTCGCCCCCGGTGGCGGCGGAGCTCGGTGTCGCGACGTCGGACTGGATGCGCGACGAGTACGGCTGGGCGGTTGATCCCGAGCGTGTGCATCCCGTCTCCGATGTGATGGCGGTGCTCCGGGTGGCCGTCGAGGAGTACGCGCCGGCCGGGTCGCCGGTGATCGTGCCGACGCCGGCGTACATGCCGTTCCTCTCGTACCTGCCCGCGATCGGGCATCCGGTGATCGAGGTTCCTGGTGTCGAGGTCGACGGTCGCTGGCAGCACGATCTGCAGCGCATCGATGACGCGTTCGCCGCCGGTGCGCGCACCCTCGTGCTGTGCAACCCGCACAACCCCACCGGCACGGTAGCTTCACGGGCCGAGTTGGAAGCCATCGCTGAGATCGTCGAACGGCACGGCGGGCGGGTGTTCGCCGATGAGATCCACGCGCCGCTGCGCTTCGACGGGCGGCCGTTCATCCCGTACGCGTCGGTGTCGGATGCGACGGCCGCGCACACCGTGACCGGCACGAGCGCGTCGAAGGCGTGGAACATACCGGGGCTCAAGACCGCGCAGCTGATCACCTCGAACGACGCCGACCAGGAGCTCTACCGCGGGTTCGGGTTCTCGGTGCAGCACGGCGCGGCGACGCTGGGTGTGGTGGCGTCGACCGCCGCATACCGACTGGGGAAGCCGTGGCTCGACGGGGTTCTCGCGTATCTGGATGGATCGCGGTCGCTGCTCGGATCGCTGGTTTCGGAGCATCTGCCTGGTGCGGTGTATCGGGCGCCGGAGGCGACCTATATCGGGTGGATCGATACGAAGGCGCTGGGGATTGATGGACCGCCGGCGGAGTTCTTCCGCGAGCAGGCGGGGGTCGTGCTCACCGAGGGGCGGTTGCTCGGGCGCGGGTATGAGGACTATGTGAGGGTCGTGTTCGCTACGCCGCGGCCGATTCTGGACGAGGCGGTTGCGGCTATGGGGGCGGTGCTGGGGCGGGGCTGA
- a CDS encoding SulP family inorganic anion transporter, with product MTRGLVGLLPRWADYREVPRSWRRDLLAGVTVGVVALPLALAFGVSSGAGAASGLVTAIIAGVIAAVFGGSNVQVSGPTGAMVVVLGPVIATHGITVLPLVCVMAGAIVLLAGMLRLGNGVTFIPWPVIEGFTLGIAIIIFLQQIPAALGVVAGHSSSAAIAAIEAAGTVDLGPMWWSLAVAAGVAAIMVLAPKLHRALPGSIIAIIVVTVLVVVFRVPVPTIGELPTSLPAPILPIGDPATVLALVGPAFTIAALAAIESLLSARVAASISDTGPYDADRELVGQGLASLGSGLFGGMPATGAIARTAVNIRSGGRTRLAAIVHSLILLIVVYVASTVVSIIPLAALSGVLMVTAIRMISLTTVRTILRSTRSDAAVFVITAVITVSVDLIYAVGIGILAAAFFTLRRLANSAGVHREELPPPAEPGDERIAVFRLDGALFFGAAERIVTGIGAIQNVSVVILRLSGLQVLDATGAQVLTELVHTLERRGITVLIKGIPPEHLQLATRIGVIASLRHHNHLYTDLAPAIAHARSHIHRAIGTDSKPA from the coding sequence ATGACTCGAGGACTGGTCGGGCTGCTGCCCCGATGGGCGGACTACCGGGAGGTCCCGCGGTCGTGGCGGCGAGATCTGCTCGCCGGCGTGACGGTCGGCGTCGTGGCGCTGCCTCTCGCTCTGGCATTCGGGGTGTCCTCGGGTGCAGGCGCCGCCTCCGGTCTGGTGACCGCAATCATCGCCGGGGTCATTGCGGCCGTCTTCGGTGGGTCCAACGTGCAGGTCTCCGGCCCCACTGGGGCGATGGTCGTCGTTCTCGGCCCGGTGATCGCAACTCACGGGATCACCGTTCTCCCCTTGGTGTGCGTGATGGCCGGGGCTATCGTGCTCCTCGCGGGGATGCTGCGCCTGGGGAACGGGGTGACCTTCATCCCGTGGCCTGTCATCGAGGGCTTCACGCTGGGGATCGCGATCATCATCTTCCTGCAGCAGATCCCAGCTGCTCTCGGGGTGGTCGCCGGCCACAGCAGTAGCGCCGCTATCGCAGCCATCGAAGCAGCCGGGACGGTCGATCTGGGCCCGATGTGGTGGTCGCTGGCCGTCGCAGCTGGCGTCGCGGCGATCATGGTGCTGGCCCCGAAACTGCACCGGGCGCTCCCCGGCTCGATCATCGCGATCATCGTGGTCACCGTGCTGGTTGTGGTGTTCCGGGTTCCGGTGCCGACGATCGGGGAACTCCCCACATCGCTGCCCGCCCCGATCCTCCCGATCGGGGATCCAGCGACGGTGCTGGCGCTGGTGGGGCCGGCGTTCACGATCGCGGCGCTCGCGGCGATCGAGTCGCTTCTGTCCGCACGAGTCGCCGCCTCGATCTCCGACACCGGCCCGTACGACGCCGACCGGGAACTCGTCGGCCAGGGCCTCGCCTCCCTCGGATCCGGACTGTTCGGGGGGATGCCTGCGACGGGCGCGATCGCTCGCACGGCGGTGAACATCCGCTCCGGCGGCCGCACCCGCCTCGCGGCCATCGTCCACTCCTTGATCCTGTTGATCGTCGTCTACGTCGCCAGCACCGTTGTCTCGATCATTCCCCTTGCTGCCCTGTCGGGGGTGCTGATGGTGACCGCAATCCGGATGATCTCCCTCACCACCGTCCGCACGATCCTCCGCTCCACCCGCTCCGACGCGGCTGTATTCGTGATCACCGCGGTGATCACCGTAAGCGTCGACCTCATCTACGCCGTTGGGATCGGCATCCTCGCCGCTGCGTTCTTCACCTTGCGCCGCCTCGCGAACTCCGCTGGCGTCCACCGGGAAGAGCTTCCCCCGCCCGCGGAGCCCGGGGATGAACGCATCGCTGTGTTCCGCCTCGACGGGGCCCTGTTTTTCGGCGCAGCCGAGCGCATCGTCACCGGCATCGGAGCCATCCAGAACGTGTCCGTGGTGATCCTGCGCCTCTCCGGCCTGCAGGTCCTCGATGCCACGGGCGCCCAGGTCCTCACCGAACTCGTCCACACCCTCGAGCGCCGCGGGATCACAGTCCTCATCAAAGGGATCCCGCCCGAACATCTGCAGCTCGCCACCCGCATCGGCGTGATCGCGTCCCTCCGTCACCACAACCACCTCTACACCGACCTCGCGCCCGCGATCGCCCACGCCCGCAGCCACATCCACCGCGCCATAGGTACCGACTCCAAGCCTGCCTGA
- a CDS encoding metalloregulator ArsR/SmtB family transcription factor, with protein MYEVKANLFKGLSHPVRVRVLEVLSSQPETSVADLLADTGLEASHLSQHLSVLRKHHLVSAERRGSLVFYRVAHPQVVDLLGAARALLTEVLYSTQQQLVSAASLPDISRPGTA; from the coding sequence TTGTACGAAGTGAAGGCGAACCTGTTCAAGGGGCTCTCGCATCCGGTGCGGGTGCGGGTGCTGGAGGTGCTGTCTTCACAACCGGAGACCTCGGTGGCCGACCTGCTGGCTGATACGGGGCTGGAGGCGTCGCATCTGTCGCAGCACCTGTCGGTGCTCCGTAAGCATCATCTTGTTTCAGCCGAACGTCGAGGAAGCCTGGTGTTCTACCGGGTGGCGCATCCACAGGTCGTGGATCTTCTCGGCGCGGCCCGCGCCTTGCTGACCGAGGTGCTGTACTCGACTCAGCAGCAGCTGGTATCCGCCGCGTCGCTTCCCGACATTTCGCGCCCCGGCACGGCGTAA
- a CDS encoding zinc ribbon domain-containing protein YjdM translates to MVDALPLCPSCSGEHTYEMSTLYVCPLCGFEWAASTPSDNETAPQGLVVKDAVGNVLADGDTVVVTSSIKVKGSPQGIKAGTKIRNIRLIDPVNGHDVDCKVDGFGAMLLKSSLVKKA, encoded by the coding sequence ATGGTCGACGCGCTTCCTCTCTGCCCTTCCTGCTCCGGTGAGCACACCTACGAAATGAGCACGCTCTACGTCTGCCCGCTGTGCGGATTCGAATGGGCCGCGTCCACGCCGTCAGACAACGAGACTGCTCCGCAAGGCCTCGTCGTGAAAGACGCGGTCGGCAACGTGCTCGCCGACGGAGACACAGTCGTGGTGACGTCCTCGATCAAGGTGAAAGGCTCTCCGCAGGGCATCAAGGCCGGAACGAAAATCCGCAACATCCGCCTCATCGACCCTGTGAACGGGCACGATGTCGACTGCAAGGTTGATGGATTCGGAGCCATGCTGCTGAAATCGAGCCTCGTGAAAAAGGCCTGA
- a CDS encoding DUF1622 domain-containing protein — MQIEDVFTAVAIGFEALGAGAIVVGLAIAVVLGVRSLRRGESGRKAFAVVRNALGSAILLGLEILVAADLIRTITSKPSIESALVLGLIVLIRTVLSISIQIEIEGVVPWRRALLRSGGSMLADAIDRDRQASDQHPEDSPK; from the coding sequence ATGCAAATCGAGGATGTCTTCACAGCTGTGGCCATCGGGTTCGAGGCGCTGGGCGCAGGCGCCATCGTGGTCGGACTTGCGATCGCGGTCGTGCTCGGCGTGCGCTCACTTCGGCGCGGCGAGAGCGGCCGGAAGGCATTCGCAGTGGTGCGCAACGCCCTGGGCTCAGCGATCCTGCTCGGACTGGAGATCCTCGTCGCCGCTGACCTCATCCGCACGATCACGTCGAAGCCATCCATCGAGAGCGCGCTGGTCCTCGGCCTGATCGTCCTGATCCGGACCGTCCTGTCGATCTCCATCCAGATCGAGATCGAAGGCGTCGTGCCATGGCGACGTGCGCTGCTGCGCAGCGGCGGGAGCATGCTCGCCGACGCCATCGATCGCGACAGGCAGGCTTCGGACCAGCACCCTGAAGACTCTCCGAAATGA
- a CDS encoding copper resistance CopC family protein, with the protein MSLLRRIGAGLAVVLIAVLATAVPASAHDQLASSTPAEGEALETAPDEVVMTFTGDLIVLDASMTGAVVMVVDASGRDWVSGEIVVDGRTVTAQLEAGMPVAGYQVRWQVVSEDGHPISGAIPFTIGDAAPLVTAGNSDSATNSDAATTDQIADESSSVVRMLLVGAGGAAIAAASFALYRFLRRRKATAAPPDSGDDAAEHM; encoded by the coding sequence ATGTCCTTATTGCGCCGAATCGGTGCCGGACTGGCGGTCGTCCTGATCGCCGTGCTGGCGACTGCGGTACCGGCATCCGCCCACGACCAATTGGCCTCCAGTACGCCGGCAGAAGGCGAAGCGTTGGAGACCGCTCCAGACGAGGTCGTGATGACGTTCACGGGCGATCTCATCGTCCTCGATGCGTCGATGACGGGAGCGGTGGTCATGGTCGTCGATGCGTCAGGACGCGACTGGGTCTCGGGAGAGATCGTCGTCGATGGACGCACGGTGACCGCGCAGCTCGAAGCCGGCATGCCGGTCGCGGGCTATCAGGTGCGGTGGCAGGTCGTCTCTGAGGACGGGCATCCCATCTCGGGGGCGATCCCGTTCACGATCGGCGACGCTGCTCCGCTGGTCACGGCCGGGAACAGCGACAGCGCGACGAACAGTGACGCCGCCACAACAGATCAGATCGCAGACGAATCGAGCAGCGTCGTTCGGATGCTGCTCGTCGGGGCAGGCGGCGCAGCGATCGCTGCAGCCAGCTTCGCCCTCTACCGATTCCTCCGTCGCCGGAAGGCGACAGCCGCCCCGCCGGACTCCGGCGATGACGCGGCAGAACATATGTGA
- a CDS encoding copper chaperone PCu(A)C, giving the protein MNTSQTLSRAAALLAVSLLALTGCATTAAPASEDSKPAGDVVTIEDAWVKSAPDGMSAAFGMLENTGDTDVTVVSVESDSSSMIELHETVENEAGEMVMRQIEGGFVIPAGGELALEPGANHIMLMGLAHPLVAGDEATFTLTFSDDSTYEFTAPVKDYSGANESYEESDDHEGMDH; this is encoded by the coding sequence ATGAACACTTCCCAGACCCTCTCTCGCGCTGCGGCACTGCTGGCCGTCTCGCTGCTCGCTCTGACCGGTTGCGCCACAACGGCTGCGCCGGCATCCGAGGATTCGAAACCCGCAGGTGATGTCGTGACGATCGAGGACGCGTGGGTGAAGTCCGCCCCTGACGGCATGTCCGCCGCCTTCGGGATGCTCGAGAACACCGGTGACACGGATGTGACGGTCGTCTCCGTCGAATCCGACTCCTCGTCGATGATCGAGCTGCACGAGACGGTCGAGAACGAGGCCGGAGAGATGGTGATGCGACAGATCGAGGGGGGATTCGTCATTCCTGCTGGGGGTGAGCTGGCCCTCGAGCCGGGTGCGAACCACATCATGTTGATGGGCCTCGCACACCCGCTCGTCGCGGGCGACGAGGCCACCTTCACCCTGACGTTCTCTGACGACTCGACCTACGAATTCACCGCTCCGGTGAAGGACTACTCGGGTGCCAACGAGAGCTACGAGGAGAGCGACGACCACGAAGGCATGGATCACTGA
- a CDS encoding Dyp-type peroxidase translates to MPAPAEGAPTGPGRSTRRQFLLGGAVAGIGAAAAIGVDFALNRPDTNEGTAPSAPMNGDEKVPFFGPHQAGVDTAAQAHGVFVGLDLHEGVDAASLVRLMRILTDDAARLTQGTPALADSEPELALSPARLTVTFGFGPGFVARAAVPGPGWLAPLPAFGIDRLQPEFSDGDLLLQVNGDDPLTVAHAMRMLLKDARGFATIRWTQHGFRRAYGTERPGTTMRNLFGQVDGTTNPQPGTKDFDRVVWAEDGWLAGGTGVVIRRIRMDLDKWDRLDRSGRDASVGRSIANGAPLTGTGEFDEPDFEAKTAIGFPVIPQFAHIRRARGDDGERIFRRGYNYDERPLGAEVSESGLIFVSYQADIERQFIPMQRRLDELDLLNEWTVPIGSAVFAIPPGCAEDGFIGDSLLT, encoded by the coding sequence ATGCCGGCGCCCGCTGAGGGCGCGCCCACCGGTCCCGGTCGGTCGACCCGGCGGCAGTTCCTCCTCGGAGGGGCTGTCGCCGGGATCGGCGCGGCCGCGGCGATCGGTGTGGACTTCGCGCTCAACCGTCCAGACACGAACGAGGGCACAGCACCCTCGGCACCCATGAACGGTGATGAGAAGGTCCCCTTCTTCGGACCCCACCAGGCTGGTGTCGACACGGCCGCTCAGGCTCACGGGGTCTTCGTCGGGTTGGATCTGCACGAGGGCGTCGACGCGGCGTCTCTCGTCCGTCTGATGCGGATCCTCACCGACGATGCGGCACGGCTCACCCAGGGGACACCGGCATTGGCCGACTCGGAACCCGAACTCGCACTGTCGCCCGCTCGTCTGACGGTCACCTTCGGGTTCGGCCCCGGGTTCGTCGCCCGAGCTGCCGTTCCGGGGCCGGGCTGGCTCGCGCCTCTTCCTGCGTTCGGCATCGACCGGCTGCAGCCGGAGTTCTCCGATGGCGATCTGCTGCTGCAGGTGAACGGCGATGACCCCCTTACGGTGGCGCACGCGATGCGCATGCTCCTGAAGGACGCGCGCGGATTCGCGACGATCCGTTGGACCCAGCACGGATTCCGGCGTGCGTACGGCACCGAGCGACCCGGGACGACGATGCGCAACCTCTTCGGCCAGGTCGACGGCACGACCAACCCGCAACCAGGAACGAAGGACTTCGACCGGGTCGTCTGGGCTGAGGATGGCTGGCTCGCCGGCGGCACCGGAGTGGTGATCCGACGCATTCGGATGGACCTGGACAAGTGGGACCGCCTCGACCGGAGCGGACGCGACGCGTCCGTCGGAAGGAGCATCGCGAATGGGGCACCGCTGACGGGGACGGGTGAGTTCGACGAACCGGACTTCGAAGCGAAGACCGCCATCGGGTTCCCGGTGATCCCGCAATTCGCCCACATCCGCCGAGCGCGCGGTGACGACGGAGAGCGCATCTTCCGCCGCGGCTACAACTACGACGAGCGTCCCCTCGGAGCAGAGGTCTCCGAATCAGGGCTCATCTTCGTCTCGTACCAGGCCGACATCGAACGCCAGTTCATCCCGATGCAGCGACGACTCGATGAGCTCGACCTGCTCAACGAGTGGACCGTGCCCATCGGCTCCGCCGTCTTCGCGATCCCACCCGGATGCGCCGAAGACGGCTTCATCGGTGACTCCCTCCTCACCTGA